The Harpia harpyja isolate bHarHar1 chromosome 13, bHarHar1 primary haplotype, whole genome shotgun sequence genome contains a region encoding:
- the GNMT gene encoding glycine N-methyltransferase, with protein sequence MVDSVYRTRSLGVAAEGLPDQYADGRAARVWQLYIGDTRGRTAEYRSWLLALLRQHRCRSVLDVACGTGVDSIMLLEEGFQVTSVDASDKMLKYALKERWERRKEESFDRWVIEEANWLTLEKDLEKPGDGFDAVICLGNSFAHLPDFKGDQSDHKLALRNIASMVRPGGVLVIDHRNYDHILATGCAPPGKNIYYKSDLTKDITTSVLLVNNKAHMVTLDYTVQVPPTEAGAAPELSKFRLSYYPHQLEAFTALLKGAFQGKCQHSVLGDFQPYTPGQAHVPCYFIHVVKKMA encoded by the exons ATGGTGGACAGCGTGTACCGGACGCGATCGTTGGGGGTGGCGGCGGAGGGGTTGCCGGATCAGTACGCGGACGGGAGGGCGGCCCGCGTATGGCAGCTGTACATCGGGGACACGCGGGGCCGTACGGCCGAGTACCGCAGCTGGCTCCTGGCGCTGCTCCGCCAGCACCGCTGCCGTTCCGTCCTCGACGTGGCCTGCGGCACCGG GGTGGACTCCATCATGCTGCTCGAAGAGGGCTTCCAGGTGACCAGCGTCGACGCCAGCGACAAGATGCTCAAGTACGCGCTGAAGGAGCGCTGGGAGCGGCGCAAGGAGGAGTCCTTCGACCGATGGG TCATCGAGGAGGCCAACTGGCTGACACTGGAGAAGGACCTGGAGAAGCCGGGGGACGGGTTTGACGCAGTCATCTGCCTGGGCAACTCCTTCGCGCACCTGCCTGACTTCAAAg GGGACCAGAGTGACCACAAGCTGGCCCTGAGGAACATTGCCAGCATGGTGCGGCCAGGGGGTGTCTTGGTCATCGACCACCGCAACTACGATCACATCCTGGCCACAGGCTGCGCGCCGCCTGGCAAGAACATCTACTACAAG AGTGATTTGACCAAGGACATCACCACCTCGGTGCTGCTAGTAAACAACAAGGCGCACATGGTGACGCTGGACTACACGGTGCAGGTCCCCCCCACTGAGGCGGGGGCAGCCCCGGAGCTGAG CAAATTTCGGCTCTCCTACTACCCGCACCAGCTGGAGGCCTTCACAGCCCTGCTGAAAGGTGCCTTCCAGGGAAAATGCCAGCACAGTGTCCTGGGCGACTTCCAGCCCTACACACCGGGGCAGGCCCACGTCCCCTGCTACTTCATCCACGTCGTGAAGAAGATGGCCTGA
- the CNPY3 gene encoding protein canopy homolog 3 isoform X2, giving the protein MEVLLAVALLLLLPPGRATGPLPTLAPPLSMMVAGQRRRLVVCVVSDLAPGSGHAVWISGGNGSTLQSFTYGASQEDGGTVCTVSLLPDDPPAEGDLACHVGPNTTSPAHSSSPIRVTGDEEAAEPCPSSTAVCKYVAVELKSAFEETGKTKEVIDTKYGFLDGKGSAVKYTQSDIRLIEVTENICKRLLDYNLHKERSGSNRFAKGMSETFETLHNLVHKGVKVVMDIPYELWNETSAEVADLKKQCDVLVEEYEDVIEDWYRHHQAEDLSQFLCADHVLKGKDTSCLAEKWTGKKGDLASAGEKQSKKKSGKKKKKGRKDEDEGAASLPAAGEALEESGVQEEPPLPHSPSDEL; this is encoded by the exons ATGGAGGTGCTGCTGGCTGTcgctctgctcctgctcctgcccc CTGGCAGGGCCACCGGACCGCTGCCCACCCTGGCCCCGCCACTGAGCATGATGGTggccgggcagcgccggcggctGGTGGTCTGCGTGGTGAGCGACCTGGCCCCCGGCTCCGGCCACGCCGTCTGGATCTCCGGTGGGAACGGCAGCACCCTGCAGTCCTTCACCTACGGGGCCTCCCAGGAGGACGGTGGCACCGTCTGCACCGTCTCCCTCCTCCCCGACGACCCCCCGGCCGAGGGGGATCTCGCCTGCCACGTCGGACCCAACACAACCTCCCCGGCCCACAGCTCCAGCCCCATCCGCGTCACGG GCGACGAAGAAGCGGCAGAGCCGtgtcccagcagcacagctg TGTGCAAGTACGTGGCGGTGGAGCTGAAATCCGCTTTTGAGGAGACCGGCAAGACCAAGGAGGTGATTGACACCAAATACGGCTTCCTGGACGGGAAGGGCTCTGCCGTCAAGTACACGCAGTC GGACATCCGGTTAATCGAGGTGACGGAGAACATCTGCAAGCGGCTGTTGGATTACAACCTGCACAAGGAGAGGAGCGGCAGTAACAGATTCGCAAAG GGCATGTCGGAGACGTTCGAGACCCTGCACAACCTGGTGCACAAGGGCGTCAAGGTGGTGATGGACATCCCCTACGAGCTGTGGAACGAGACCTCTGCTGAGGTGGCTGACCTCAAAAAACAG TGCGACGTGCTGGTGGAGGAGTACGAAGACGTGATCGAGGACTGGTACAGGCACCACCAGGCAGAGGATCTCTCCCAGTTTCTCTGCGCCGACCACGTGTTAAAAGGAAAGGACACAA gctgcctggcagagaagtGGACTGGCAAGAAGGGTGATTTGGCCAGCGCGGGGGAGAAGCAGAGCAAGAAAAAGAgcgggaagaagaagaaaaagggccGGAAGGATGAGGACGAGGGAGCTGCCAGCCTCCCGGCCGCAGGGGAGGCCCTGGAGGAGAGCGGGGTCCAGGAGGAGCCTCCGCTCCCCCACAGCCCGTCCGATGAGCTGTAG
- the CNPY3 gene encoding protein canopy homolog 3 isoform X1 — translation MEVLLAVALLLLLPPGRATGPLPTLAPPLSMMVAGQRRRLVVCVVSDLAPGSGHAVWISGGNGSTLQSFTYGASQEDGGTVCTVSLLPDDPPAEGDLACHVGPNTTSPAHSSSPIRVTGTAPQPPFLPVLLAPRCPSGPRGWGPAGSRCEVPLPRPTSLPTSGRAGRGLRPALPHTWHRVAAVASPAALSSRRRRRSGRAVSQQHSCAAGPRLGSPARGRPRGAPESRALRRSSHLRPPGPELRVPGRRPTPEGEVRSLAAKKKGRNETPQLCAKLFLPGKRLWRR, via the exons ATGGAGGTGCTGCTGGCTGTcgctctgctcctgctcctgcccc CTGGCAGGGCCACCGGACCGCTGCCCACCCTGGCCCCGCCACTGAGCATGATGGTggccgggcagcgccggcggctGGTGGTCTGCGTGGTGAGCGACCTGGCCCCCGGCTCCGGCCACGCCGTCTGGATCTCCGGTGGGAACGGCAGCACCCTGCAGTCCTTCACCTACGGGGCCTCCCAGGAGGACGGTGGCACCGTCTGCACCGTCTCCCTCCTCCCCGACGACCCCCCGGCCGAGGGGGATCTCGCCTGCCACGTCGGACCCAACACAACCTCCCCGGCCCACAGCTCCAGCCCCATCCGCGTCACGGGTACGGCCCCGCAGCCACCCTTTCTGCCCGTCTTGCTTGCTCCCCGCTGTCCCAGCGGTCCCCGGGGATGGGGGCCGGCGGGGAGCAGGTGCGAGGTCCCCCTTCCCCGGCCGACATCGCTGCCGACGTCGGGGCGTGCAGGAAGGGGTTTGCGGCCGGCCCTGCCGCACACCTGGCACCGGGTCGCCGCTGtcgcctccccagctgctctctcatcCCGCAGGCGACGAAGAAGCGGCAGAGCCGtgtcccagcagcacagctg TGCCGCCGGCCCGCGCCTCGGCAGCCCTGCTCGTGGCCGTCCGCGTGGTGCTCCTGAAAGTCGCGCTCTCCGACGTTCTTCTCACCTCCGTCCTCCTGGCCCAGAGCTGAGGGTCCCGGGACGGAGGCCCACCCCCGAGGG GGAGGTGCGGAGCttggcagcaaagaaaaaaggaagaaatgaaactCCGCAGCTCTGCGCAAAGCTTTTCCTGCCAGGGAAGCGGCTCTGGAGACGCTGA
- the C13H6orf226 gene encoding uncharacterized protein C6orf226 homolog: MEPGPVPPPPPPPPAAPSFAEVLRLIQNGQEPPGLRHPHASPTGDSPTASRLPPPTKPWENRPGSAGPRCSQRSEHKEPPPLSTQQPGGSSDIA; the protein is encoded by the exons ATGGAGCCGGgcccggtcccgccgccgccgccgccgccgcccgccgccccttcCTTCGCCGAGGTGCTACGGCTGATACAGAACGGGCAGGAACCGCCGGGCCTACGGCACCCCCACGCCTCGCCCACGGGGGACAGCCCCaccgcctcccgcctcccgccgcccacCAAACCCTGGGAGAACCGCCCCGGGTCCGCCGGGCCCCG CTGCAGCCAGCGCTCGGAGCATAAAGAACCCCCACCGCTCTCAACCCAGCAGCCTGGAGGGAGCAGTGATATCGCTTGA
- the POLR1B gene encoding DNA-directed RNA polymerase I subunit RPA2, which translates to MAEAGGDPHRLRPRPPGRSGARRDLPGAHIESFNYAVSEGVYRAVQDLSPLEFALKDSRVLLVVAGVSISPPAVPVGTVCQERRVFPAECRGLRSTYRGRITADISWSVNGMPQGTIKQPLGYIPIMVKSKLCNLYNLSPQELIQHHEEEEEMGGYFIINGLEKVIRMLIMPRRNFPLAMTRHKWKNRGPGFTEYGVVMHCVKDEHTAINMNLHYLENGCVMVNFIFQKELFFLPLGFALKALVNFPDYQIFEELIKEKEGDTFYVNCITEMMRMVADAGCFTQQNVLEYLGKSFRVKLNLPEWYSNEQAADFILDKCICIHLTNRTEKFYLLCMMTRKLYAFAKGECMEDNPDSLMNQEVLTPGQLFLMFLKERLESWLQSVKFVLEKRTEKAGISVNEDSLMKAFSLATDLTKPFEYLLATGNLRSKTGLGMLQDSGLCVVGDKLNFIRYLSHFRCIHRGAAFSQMRTTTVRKLLPESWGFLCPVDTPDGEPCGLMNHMTAVCEIVTEMVPVIDIPPLLCSLGVTPIDATPSKPYAECYRVVLDGSVVGWVERELAPEIAETLRRFKITQEKRFPARAEVVLIPMTGKPSLYPGLFIFTTPCRMVRPVRNLFYGRNEWIGTLEQIFMNVASLESEVVPGMTTHQELFPHSILSVVANLIPFSDHNQSPRNMYQCQMGKQTMGFPVYNYKDRSDNKLYHLHTPQSPLVRPSMYDYYGMDSYPVGTNSVVAVISYSGYDMEDAMIVNKSSWQRGFAYGSVIKMESIDLSLKASRGGDNLVFGIRPGDPNVTEKLDADGLPFVGSILQPGDPFYSFMNLNTGETFTVYYPNKEVGIVDNVRLCSNDRGTGKFKKACITVRVPRNPTVGDKFASRHGQKGILSQLWPVEDMPFTEDGMVPDILFNPHGFPSRMTIGMLIESMAGKSAALHGISYDATPFTFTEKNSALKYFGETLVSAGYNFFGTEKMYSGISGLELEAEIFVGVVYYQRLRHMVSDKFQVRTTGPRDAVTNQPVKGRNVEGGIRFGEMERDALLAHGTSFLLQDRLFNCSDGSIAYVCTSCGSMTSPVLEKPPHSSSVTSNRRYSCSVCSEVDAIEVVPVPHVFRYFVAELAAMNIKTKLNVE; encoded by the exons ATGGCGGAGGCCGGTGGGGATCCTCACAGGCTGCGGCCGCGGCCTCCGGGACGCAGCGGGGCTCGTCGGGACCTGCCCGGTGCCCACATCGAGTCTTTCAACTACGCCGTCAGCGAGGGCGTCTACCGCGCCGTGCAG GATCTGTCCCCGCTGGAGTTCGCGCTGAAGGACAGCCGGGTGTTGCTGGTGGTGGCGGGGGTGTCCATCTCCCCCCCCGCCGTGCCGGTAGGGACGGTCTGTCAGGAGAGGAGAGTGTTCCCCGCCGAGTGCCGCGGCCTCCGCAGCACCTACCGCGGCAGGATCACC GCTGACATCAGCTGGTCAGTGAATGGCATGCCACAAGGGACTATTAAACAGCCCCTGGGGTATATTCCAATCATGGTGAAGTCCAAATTGTGCAACCTCTATAATCTTTCTCCACAAGAGCTCATACAGCACCATGAGGAGGAAGAG gAAATGGGAGGCTACTTTATAATTAATGGCTTAGAAAAAGTCATTAGGATGCTGATTATGCCCAGGCGAAATTTCCCTCTTGCAATGACAAGACACAAATGGAAAAACAGAGGCCCTGGTTTCACAGAGTATG GAGTAGTGATGCACTGTGTTAAGGATGAGCACACTGCAATAAATATGAACCTTCACTACTTGGAAAATGGTTGTGTCATGGtgaatttcattttccagaaagagTTGTTCTTCCTTCCCTTGGGATTTGCTCTGAAG GCATTGGTTAATTTCCCAGACTATCAGATTTTTGAAGAGTTGatcaaagaaaaggaaggtgaCACCTTTTACGTGAACTGCATTACTGAGATGATGAGAATGGTAGCAGATGCAGgctgttttacacagcaaaacgTCCTCGAATACCTGGGAAAGAGCTTCAGAGTAAAACTTAACCTTCCTGAGTGGTACAGCAATGAACAGGCTGCAGATTTCATTTTGga cAAGTGTATCTGCATACACCTGACAAACAGAACTGAAAAGTTTTACCTGCTCTGTATGATGACCCGCAAGCTGTATGCTTTTGCCAAAGGGGAGTGCATGGAGGATAATCCAGACAGTCTGATGAATCAAGAAGTGCTTACCCCAGGACAGCTTTTCCTTATGTTCTTAAAG GAGAGGCTTGAAAGCTGGTTGCAATCTGTTAAGTTCGTTTtggagaaaagaacagaaaaggcagGTATCAGCGTAAATGAAGACAGCTTGATGAAGGCATTCAGCCTGGCAACAGACCTCACCAAGCCATTTGAATATCTTCTTGCAACTGGTAACCTGCGATCTAAAACTG gcctgggcATGTTACAGGACAGTGGTCTGTGTGTGGTGGGAGACAAGCTGAATTTCATTCGCTACCTTTCCCACTTCCGCTGCATACACAGAGGGGCAGCATTTTCCCAGATGAGAACTACAACTGTCCGCAAGCTGCTGCCTGAATCCTGGGGGTTCCTGTGCCCTGTGGACACCCCAGATGGAGAGCCCTGCGGTCTGATGAACCACATGACGGCTGTGTGTGAAATAGTGACGGAGATGGTGCCTGTGATAGACATTCCACCTTTGTTATGTTCCCTAG GTGTCACCCCCATTGATGCAACTCCAAGCAAGCCTTACGCAGAGTGTTACAGAGTTGTGTTGGACGGCTCTGTGGTGGGCTGGGTAGAGCGGGAGCTGGCTCCTGAGATTGCAGAAACCCTCCGCCGTTTCAAG ATAACGCAAGAGAAGAGATTTCCTGCACGGGCAGAAGTGGTCCTTATCCCAATGACGGGAAAACCCAGTCTGTATCCTGGGTTGTTCATTTTTACTACCCCTTGCCGGATGGTGCGGCCTGTCAGAAACCTGTTCTATGGAAGGAATGAATGGATTGGTACTCTGGAACAG ATCTTCATGAACGTGGCCTCGCTGGAGTCTGAGGTGGTGCCTGGAATGACCACTCACCAGGAGCTCTTCCCTCACAGCATTCTGAGCGTGGTGGCCAACCTCATCCCCTTCTCTGACCACAACCAAAGTCCACGGAACATGTACCAGTGCCAGATGG GAAAACAAACCATGGGGTTTCCAGTTTATAACTACAAGGACCGCTCAGATAACAAATTGTACCACCTTCACACTCCTCAGAGCCCTCTGGTGCGGCCCAGCATGTATGACTATTACGGTATGGACAGCTACCCGGTCGGCACCAATTCAGTTGTGGCTGTCATCTCCTACAGCGGCTATGACATGGAAGATGCAATG atTGTGAACAAATCTTCATGGCAGAGAGGGTTTGCCTATGGAAGTGTTATCAAGATGGAGAGCATTGACCTTTCCCTTAAAGCCAGCAGGGGAGGCGATAATTTAGTCTTCGGCATCAGGCCTGGTGATCCGAACGTTACGGAGAAGTTGGATGCCGATGGACTGCCTTTTGTTGGCTCTATTCTACAGCCTGGGGACCCCTTCTACAGCTTCATGAACCTCAACACAGGGGAGACCTTCACTGTGTACTATCC GAATAAGGAAGTCGGCATTGTAGACAATGTCAGGTTATGCAGTAATGACCGTGGCACTGGGAAATTCAAGAAGGCTTGCATCACTGTGCGGGTCCCCCGAAATCCAACTGTCGGAGACAAATTTGCCAGCCGTCACGGACAGAAAGGTATCCTGAGCCAGCTCTGGCCAGTTGAGGATATGCCGTTCACAGAGGACGGGATGGTTCCAGACATCCTCTTCAATCCTCATGGCTTTCCCTCCCGTATGACCATTGGGATGTTAATCGAGAGCATGGCGGGGAAGTCAGCAGCGCTGCACGGCATCTCCTACGACGCCACTCCCTTCACCTTCACGGAGAAGAATTCCGCTTTGAAATACTTTGGCGAGACTTTAGTGAGCGCAGGTTATAACTTCTTTGGGACGGAAAAGATGTACAGTGGCATCAGCGGCCTGGAGCTGGAGGCAGAGATCTTTGTGGGAGTGGTGTACTATCAGCGCCTGCGCCACATGGTCTCGGACAAGTTCCAGGTGAGGACAACGGGGCCCCGAGACGCTGTCACCAACCAGCCTGTCAAGGGGAGGAACGTGGAAGGTGGGATTCGCTTCGGCGAGATGGAGCGTGACGCTTTGCTGGCTCACGGCACGTCTTTCTTGCTGCAAGACCGCCTGTTCAACTGCTCCGATGGCTCCATAGCCTACGTCTGCACGAGCTGCGGCAGCATGACGTCGCCTGTGCTGGAGAAACCACCGCACTCCTCCTCCGTGACAAGCAACAGGAGGTACTCCTGCTCTGTCTGCAGCGAAGTGGACGCAATCGAGGTTGTCCCTGTCCCCCACGTCTTCCGTTACTTTGTGGCGGAGCTGGCAGCCATGAACATAAAAACAAAGCTCAACGTGGAGTAG